In Nodosilinea sp. PGN35, the genomic stretch AAACCTTCGACCAAAGAGCCGATGGAAAGCCTGCGCAAGCGAGCCCGCTCCGCTGGGCTGGGTATTTTGCTCGCTACACAGAGCCATGGCGATCTGGACTACCGGTGTCGAGAGCAAATCTCCTCCTGGTTTGTCGGCAAGGTGAAGGAAAACACCGCCCTCAACAAGCTGAGGCCTATGCTCAGCGAAGCCAAGACAGACGTGACCAGCAAGCTCGCCAACCAACAGGTCGGTAAGTTCTTCGCGATCCGTGCTGGGGAGGTCACCAGCCTGAAGGCAAACCTGTCATTGATTCGGGCTGAACAGGTACCGTTGGAAATGGTGCAAGCCCTAGCGGCCAGTTCTGTAAATCAGTAGATAGCTAACCGGCACGGGCTGCGATCCTGGAACCAGCTTTCAGGAGCAATCCTGAACGAACTGTCTGCTTTTGCTTGTTCATCCCCATCGTCGGGCACCCCTCTGAGCAAATTGCGGTAGGAAATTGGTAGGACGGTTTATTGAGAACGGCTATAATCGAGGGACAGAAGTGATTAGAAGATTTTCTGAACTTCGTTCGGGACGAAGGGGCCGTGGGTTCGAATCCCGCCATCCCGATTTATCTGTGTCGAGTAACGGTTTAGTTAAGACGACCCTAAATTGTTAGCGACGAAGGGTTAGCGACGACAAGTAACTCGTTACTCGGCAAGTACGCCCAGAGCGTAGAGCGCGAGATCTGGATTCAGCGGGGCTGGAACCGGCTGCGCTACCGCAAAGCGGCCCAGGTGCTGGCCCAAACCCCCAATCATGAACCGTGGGATGCCGACTGGGCTGAGGTGCGACTGGAATTTATGGGCCCCGATGGGCAGGGCGCGGGAGCCTACGAGGCCAGAGCTGAGGCCTGGGGCGCGGTGATGATGGCTCACAACTCGGGAGCAGAGCCTGTGTCGGTGAAGCAATATCGAGTCAGCTGTTTGGTGCAGGTCGCTGAGGTACCGTGCCCGCAGTGAGGCTTGATCTACTGCGGGGAATGAATCTTCGCCCCGGCCCCCACCTGCCAGGACTTGGCCCGCTGTTGTTCCTGCCACAGGCAGCGGTACAGCCCCTCCTGCTGAACACGCCGCCAACTGTTCATCTACTGATAATAAATGTCAATAACTGCTGGTTGACGGGTTTGTGGATAATCTCGGCTAAAACAAATTGCCTAATTGAGTGCAGATGCGTTCGATGCTGGCGATGCTGCCGGGGTTGACCAGGCCAAAGTAGTCGAAGCTGTGTACCTGATTCTGCTGGGTGGCTTTGATCTGGCCCCAGAAGGGTTCGCCCTTGAGCTGCTCCAGCAGGTTTTCTCCGGCATCGACGATGAGCAAAACCTCGGGATTGGCGGCCAGTACTTTTTCCTCGGGTAGGGTGATGTAGCCGGCAAAGGGGCTGTCGCCCTGGAGGTCGGCGGCGACATTTTCAATCCTGAATTGGGTGAGAAAGTCTCCGGCCCAGCTGCTCTGGTTGGGGGTGAGCAGGGGCTGGCGGCTGACCAGTACCAGGGTGGTGGGGCTGGTGTCGGGGGCCTGGGCCAGGCAGGCGTCGTAGCGCGCCACCAAGGGCTGGGGGTCGGCCGCCAGGGTATCGGCCAGCGATGTGGTCAGGTCCCGCAGGTCAGCCCAGCTGTTGACTTCGGTAGTGAGGGTGGGGGTGCCGAGGTCGGCCAGGCGCTGGAGGGTGCGATCGTGGAACCCCGCCGCGCCGATCACCAGGGTGGGCTCCAGGGCGACGATCTGCTCCAGGTTGGGTTCGGTGCGGCCCTCGCTGACGGTGGGCAGATCGGCAAAGCGATCGTCGCCGCGCAGCAGTTCGTTGCCGGGGATGCCCACCAGGGCGTCGCCATCGAGGGTTTGCACCAGGTCGGCGCTGAGGGAGGTGAGGGCGACGATGCGGGTTTCGGTGGTCTCGGTGGTCTCCGTTGCTGGGGGAGAGTCCTGGCCGCTGCAGGCGGCGAGGGGGAGGAGGACGAGGAGGGGAAGGGGGAGTTTCATGGGTGAAGGGGTGGATGGTGAAGGGGTAAAGGGGTGGGAGGGTAGGTTGTTTTTGGGGTCGGTTTTGGGAGTTAGTTGGCGGGCTGGCAATTACGTTGTAGTTACACTGTCGGTATGGGTGAGCTAGACTTTGAGTGGAATGAGCGCAAGGCAGAGGCCAACGTTGCGAAGCATGGGATTAGCTTTGATGAAGCTGTCACGGTTTTTTATGACGACAATGCTCGCGTGATCTTCGACCCTGACAACTCACTTGAGGAAGATCGATATCTCATTTTGGGAATGAGTGAAGCTTCTCAACTGCTGTTGGTATGCCATGTCTATAGACGAAACGATGAGGTGATTCGGGTTATTTCGGCCCGTAGGGCTACCAGCAGAGAAGAACGACAGTACTGGAGTTTTATACCATGAGGGACGAGTACGATTTTTCGGCATCAGTTGAAAACCCTTATACGAAAAAATTGAAGAAACAAATCACCATTCGGCTTGAGGAAGGGGTGGTTGACTACTTTAAAGACCTGGCTGAGGAGGTTGGGATTCCCTATCAAAGTCTGATCAATCTGTACCTACAGGACTGTGTACGGTCTCAGCGCAAGCTGTCTTTGGAGTGGGTGAGTTCGGAGGGGCGGTCCTAGCTGATGACAAAACGTAAGGGGTAGGAGGTGGATGGGTGGGTAGTGGGTGTCAGGTTTCGGGTATCGGGTGTCGGGTATCAGGCACCTGTTACCTGACACCCAACACCCTGACCCTCTTTATCTAAAACCGATAGCTCACCCCCAATCGCACGTTGTTACCGGCCTGGCTGAATTGGGAGATGGCTTCGTTGTTGGGGCGATCGCGCACCTCGGCGTACTGGTAATACTCGGTATTGAACAGATTGTAGATACCCAGGTTGATGCCCAGGGCGGGGGTGACGTTGTAGGCCCCAATCAGATCCACCAGGGCGTAGGCGTCGGGCACAAAGTTGGGGTTGTCGTCGGGCACGCGGGCGCGACCCACGAAGGTGCCGATCAGCTCGGCGCGCCAGCGGTTTTCGGGGGCCTGGTAGCGCAGGCCCGCTACGGCGCTGAAGGGGTCGATGGTGGTGAGGGGGCGGTTGGTGGTGGTGTCGTCGCCCTGGGCAAAGGCGAGGCTGGCCAGCAGGCTAAAGCCGTCGGGGGTGGGGCTAAAGCGGTATTCGCCGCCCAGCTCGATGCCGTAGATGCGGGCGCTGCCGATGTTGATTGCCTGGAACTGGTTGACCACCTGGGTAGGGGGGCAGACGGGGGCGACGATCAGGCAGCGGGTGCCGATCTGTTGTTCGGCGGCGATGAAGTTGTTGTAGGTGTTGTAGAAGCCGGTGAGGCGAGCGTTCCACTGGGGATAGTTGGCCCGCACGCCGATCTCAAAGCTGTTGCTGGACTCGGGCTGGAGGTTGGGGTTGGAGAGGGTTTCGTACTTGAAAAAGGCCCCGGCCAGGTTGGTGAAGCTGCCGGTAATCTCGCTGTAGAGCGGAGCGCGAAAGCCGCGGGCGTACTGCCCGTAGAAGGAAATTTCGGGGGTGGCTTCGTAGAGCACCGCCAGCCGGGGGGAAAGGGCCGAGGCCGTCAGATCCACGGTTTCGCCCCGAAAAATGCCGTCGTCAATGGTTTGCAGGTCGTAGTGGTCGAAGCGCAGACCGGCGATCACATTCAGCGGCCCGATCGCGATCTCATCCTGCACGTAGACGCCCAGGCGCAGGGTGTTGGCGTCGGCAAAGTCTTTGATCGGGAAGATCTGGTCGGCCCCAGGGCCAAAGACGTTGGTGACGGCCCCGGTGACCAGGTTGGTCTGGGTGCGATCGCGCGGTCTGGAGTTAAATGTCTGCGACACATCCACCCCGTAGGTGAGGCGGTGATCGACGCTGCCGGTGGTAAAGTCACTGCGAAACTGCACGTCGCCGCCGTAGCTGTTGGTGATGAACTGGTTGTTGCTGTCGCGGCGTGTTGGCGACCCGGCAAACCCCGGCCCCGCCCCCGTGGGGCGCACCTCCTGGACGATCTCGGTGGTGTTGGCCGCCTGGTAGTAGATCTGCCCCCGGGCAAACTGCAGGAACGCCTCGCTCTCGGGGTCGTCGAACTCGTAGGTGAGGCTGAGGCGGGTGCGATCGATGCGGTTTTCGCCGCTGGAGCTGAGGGCCAGGGGGTCCACATTGCCGGGGGCCAGCACGTAGGCGGTGCGGCGGTTGATGTCCTCAAGGATCAGGCTGAGGTTGCTGACTTCGTCGGGGAAGTAGACGATATTGCTGTAGAAATTGGTGTCGCCGATGTCGATGCTGTCGGTGAACTGGGGCGGGGCAAAGTTGCTCAGCTCGCGCCCATCGCGGCGGCTGATCACAAACACGCCTTCCACCTCCTCATTGGCCAGGGCAATGCGGGCCGCCGACTCCAGCCCGCCCACGGCGCTGCTGTAGGTGGTGAACACATCGCCGCCAAAGGTGTCCTCGGGCCCCAGCAGGTCGCTGGGCCGCAGGGAGCGGAAGCTGATCACCCCGCCGAGGGCATCGCTGCCGTAGAGGGTGGAGGCGGGGCCGCGCAGCACTTCCACCGCCTGGAGGGTGGCGAAGTCTACATAGTCGCCGCGCCCCACCCGAAAGCCGCGCGGCGGCGCATTGCCGAAGGAAAACTGGTCGGGCAGGCGAATGCCGTCGAGCTGAAACAGGATGCGGTTGCCCTCGATGCCGCGAATGTTGACGTCCTGGGTGCCGTAGCGCTGGAGCGCCCCCGCCGCCGACACCCCCGGCTCGTAGCGCAGCAGGTCATCGAGACCCTGGATCTGGTAAAACTCGAAGTCTTCCAGCTCAAACACGGTGACGGTGGCGGGCAGGTCGTCCACGGCGCGGGGGGTGCGGGTGCCGGTGACGGTGATCCGCAGGGTGCCGCCGGGGGTGAATTCGACTTCGGGGAGGTCGGCGGATTGGGCGAGGGTGTTGGGTGTCGGGTGTTGGGTGTCGGGGGTGGGTAGGAGGGCGGCGCTGGTGGTGGTGAGGGGTTCGATTTCGGAGAGCAGTGGGGCGGCGGCGGACTGGGTGCGATCGCGGTTAGGTGCTTCACCGGGTACCGAATCTGGATTCACCGGCCCCGATTCCTCCAACGCCAAACCGTAGGGTGCATTAGCGGCTGCAACCCCACCTGGCCATAACCCGATCGCCTCTGTCAGCCGCAATGCACCGTCAGGGAATTGGGGGTAGCCGAGCGAGATTGGGGCTGAAACCGTCTCATCCTCACCTGGGGCAGAAACCGACTGATGAGACTGAACATTATCAACCAGTCCGGTTTCCTCATTGAATTTAGCCACAGCCTCCTGATCTGCTGGGCTTGCACGGGCCACATCCCACAGCAGAACAAGCAACAGCGGCGTACTACAAACAAGAAAAATTCTCAATAAAAATTGCTTAAGCATGGCTACACTCCTCAGTGGACATCACAGGCTATGGGTTGAAACGAAAACTCAGTGGGTCAGAAACCAAGCTCTTTGGGCGATAGTGGAGAATTTGGCGCTAGAAGCCCAAGAAACCCA encodes the following:
- a CDS encoding ABC transporter substrate-binding protein, which codes for MKLPLPLLVLLPLAACSGQDSPPATETTETTETRIVALTSLSADLVQTLDGDALVGIPGNELLRGDDRFADLPTVSEGRTEPNLEQIVALEPTLVIGAAGFHDRTLQRLADLGTPTLTTEVNSWADLRDLTTSLADTLAADPQPLVARYDACLAQAPDTSPTTLVLVSRQPLLTPNQSSWAGDFLTQFRIENVAADLQGDSPFAGYITLPEEKVLAANPEVLLIVDAGENLLEQLKGEPFWGQIKATQQNQVHSFDYFGLVNPGSIASIERICTQLGNLF
- a CDS encoding BrnT family toxin, whose translation is MGELDFEWNERKAEANVAKHGISFDEAVTVFYDDNARVIFDPDNSLEEDRYLILGMSEASQLLLVCHVYRRNDEVIRVISARRATSREERQYWSFIP
- a CDS encoding BrnA antitoxin family protein; the protein is MRDEYDFSASVENPYTKKLKKQITIRLEEGVVDYFKDLAEEVGIPYQSLINLYLQDCVRSQRKLSLEWVSSEGRS
- a CDS encoding TonB-dependent hemoglobin/transferrin/lactoferrin family receptor, whose product is MNPDSVPGEAPNRDRTQSAAAPLLSEIEPLTTTSAALLPTPDTQHPTPNTLAQSADLPEVEFTPGGTLRITVTGTRTPRAVDDLPATVTVFELEDFEFYQIQGLDDLLRYEPGVSAAGALQRYGTQDVNIRGIEGNRILFQLDGIRLPDQFSFGNAPPRGFRVGRGDYVDFATLQAVEVLRGPASTLYGSDALGGVISFRSLRPSDLLGPEDTFGGDVFTTYSSAVGGLESAARIALANEEVEGVFVISRRDGRELSNFAPPQFTDSIDIGDTNFYSNIVYFPDEVSNLSLILEDINRRTAYVLAPGNVDPLALSSSGENRIDRTRLSLTYEFDDPESEAFLQFARGQIYYQAANTTEIVQEVRPTGAGPGFAGSPTRRDSNNQFITNSYGGDVQFRSDFTTGSVDHRLTYGVDVSQTFNSRPRDRTQTNLVTGAVTNVFGPGADQIFPIKDFADANTLRLGVYVQDEIAIGPLNVIAGLRFDHYDLQTIDDGIFRGETVDLTASALSPRLAVLYEATPEISFYGQYARGFRAPLYSEITGSFTNLAGAFFKYETLSNPNLQPESSNSFEIGVRANYPQWNARLTGFYNTYNNFIAAEQQIGTRCLIVAPVCPPTQVVNQFQAINIGSARIYGIELGGEYRFSPTPDGFSLLASLAFAQGDDTTTNRPLTTIDPFSAVAGLRYQAPENRWRAELIGTFVGRARVPDDNPNFVPDAYALVDLIGAYNVTPALGINLGIYNLFNTEYYQYAEVRDRPNNEAISQFSQAGNNVRLGVSYRF